Below is a window of Pelagicoccus albus DNA.
AAGGGGGGGGATCCGCTATAACATGTGGCAAACGCTGGAATCTCTCAAGTCCTCACCTGACATTTAAAGTATCTTTGGCCAAAAGAGGGGTGATCTTATACAATCCATCACTCTTTTCGAGCGGTTTTCTGGGTTGCTGCCTCAAGAAATTGGAGCAAAGCGCCGGTATTTTTCTCCGCCACAAACTCCCTTTCCACCCAAGCTCTGGCATTTCGAGCAAGCCTCTCTCGAAGGGAAAAGTCTCCCTGTAAATCCCTACACCGTTCTAGCCAGACTTGAGGTTCCCAAGGGGGACAAAGGAAACCAGTCTCTCCATCTTCGATCGCCTCCACTACCCCAGATACCGGCGATCCAAGAACTACGGCCCCGCTTGCCATCGCCTCTGGAACGACGTTCGGCAAGCCATCGCGATCCCCGCTCGCAGCCACAATTCCCGTGTGAACCAGCAGATCCGCCCATTGAAGTTGGTCTAGCGTTTCCTGCTCGCTCAAGAGCCCTGTTAAACTGACCTGCCCCTGCAAATCCGCGTTTGCTATCAATTGTCGGATCTCAGCCTCCATCGGACCGTCTCCCACGATCCGAGCTTCAAAAGAAACTCCCTTCTCCCGCAGTAGCCGGTAAATCTCGATTTGATAAGGAAAGCCCTTCTTCTCAACCAAGCGCGCCACACAGACTATTCTCAAGGTCGGACAAAGCTCTCGAGGCAGACGGGCCTGCGGCAAGGAATTCAAACCACGTCGAATACGCTTCACCTTATCGCTCGCGCAAAGCGTGCGTATTCGCCCTGCGGCTACGTCTGTCGAAACATGTACCAGACACGCTCTCTCGAGCTTCATAGGCAGAAGCCAATCCCCTCCGTACTCAAATATGTCATACGCATGGGCTCCCGTAGAAAAGGGAATATCTGTTAAAGCTTCCGCCATCATTCCGAATGCAGCTGGTGCGCTGGACCAAACGCAATGGACTACATCCGGCCGAAATTCTCGGATACGCCGTTCCATGACGATAGCTGCTCCCAATCCCAGTAGGTTTTCCGCCAGGTTTAGAAACGACGCGGGCCTCCTCACATTCATGGCCTGGACAATCTCCAATACTTCCCTACCGCGTCTGAAAACTGCCCACGGGAGTAGGTAAAACAACTTCAGCAGCCACCATTTGGAGAATAAGGTTACCGGATGGCCTTCGAACTCTGGCTTGCCGCCGTGCAAAGATATAATCTCAAAGCCTACCCCAGCCTTGATCATAGCTCGGGCTTCGCGTTGCAAAAAAGTTTCGGAGTAGACGGGAAAGCTCGTCGTTAGGTAAAGGATACGCATCGGTAGAAATTCGAACAGGCCGCCACGCTAGGCCTGACCGACTAGCCGACAACCTTTAAAGGAGGCACATCGCTTTCAGAGGCGGCTCTTTGGGCCAAGTCCACCAGCATGCGAATCGTATCTCTCGGATCGTCCTGAAATCTCATCTTGGAGAATCTACGCTTCAAATCGGTGAACTTTTCGGTCGAGCGACACCATTCTCCCAACAAGGAATCAAAATCTTCCGCTTTGCTGATCTTCACCGCAGCATTGTCCTGCATGAAGTACTTAACCGTGAGCTTTTCCTGCGGCATTACACCGCCAAATCCATTGAATACAATGGGGCATTCGAAATGCAGAGCCTCGGCGCAGGTCGTCGTACCTCCCCGAGTCACCACGAAATCCGCCGCCTGCATGTAGAGGTGAATCTCATTCGTATAGCCGGTGATGTTGCAGCTGAAATCAGGATTCTCCTCTTTCCATTTGGACGCTTCTAGGAAGACCTTCTGATTTCTCCCGCAAACCACCACCGCTTGGTACTTCTCTTTGTAGCGTTTGAGAACTTCCAGCAGGGCAATGTGATTGTTCGCTCCAGCTCCCCCGGTGGTCAGAAACACGATCCGCCGATCAGACCGCAATCCGAGACGCTCCGTCACGAAGCGATGCCGCTCGATCGGAGTAAACGCCTCCCTGTAAATACGAGGCATCAAAAACTGGCCGCGTACCGCGATCTTCTCTTCGGCAAGTCCAAGCTTTTTCACCGCGTAGTCCTTAGCCGTTTCCGTTCGGGAAATGTACAAGTCGACCGTTGGCTCCACCCAGTTTCGGCTGTATCCATATCCTCCTGAAAACTCGGAGCAATAGGTCGCGCAGCGAACGCTGTTTCCCAGGATTTCGCGGGCCTCTTGGAAGTATCCACGGTTGAGACAATCGTGAACACTGAATACAAGATGCGGCCGGTAACTCTTCAGCACTCCCGTGTAGTAACTATGGCCCAGTGACACGCCCTTCTTGTTCAAAAGGCTTAAGCCTTCCACCAGAAGGTAATAAGGATGGTGCAGCCAAGGAAAGTGACGCTGGATAAAGTTGTAGAAGTTTACCCCGAACTTGGCCACATGCGAAGAGTCTTCCAGCATACTCTCGACTCTCACGTCGACTTTCCAAGCGTAGAGCTCACGTACCCAACGTCGAAAAGCGGTTGCGCGAGCGTCATGCCCTCCCCCGGTGCTCGATGTCAGTACTAGTATCCTTAACCCTTCCACTTTCAGTAATTACTTATCCTATAATAGTAGCAGTTAAGCTTAGCTTTTAAGGATGACGACAAAAATCTAGCAAAAAGCGATCCAACTATAGCCTGAAAAAAGCTACCCGTCCTTATAATGCCAACTTGGTCGCGCGAGAGGGCCTTAAGCAAACGCTTCGCCACAATTTCTGGTTCCGGTCCCTCCTCTACATGCTGGCACATCGCTTCCCAGGCATCCTTTTGGCGCGGATCCTTAGGAGCTCCTTTCACGTGGTCATTGAAACGAGTCGCCACATCTCCCAGCCGGAGCTCCACCACTCGGGCGATGCGCGGATCCGTTTCCAGCCGGATCGACTCGCAAAAGGCAGCCAAACCCGCTTTGGCCGCATTGTATCCACTCATGTAAGGGATGGGATACTCTGTCGCCAACGAACCGATCTGCACCAAAACGCCTGGATTCGCAGGGGTCCAAGAACTTAAGACCAATTGCGATACCTTCATCGCTCCCAGCAACATAAGCTGAATCTGATCTTCCCAATTCTCGAAATCTTCATCTCGAAACGAGCCAAAGGCCCCCGAGCCAGCATTGCTGACCACGATATCGAATCCACTCTGGTCAAATCCAGCAGCTCTCCAGCTGCTCTCGACAGACGATGCAGTCGAACAGTCAAATGTGACGCCGCTGACCCCCTCAGGCCAATCGACCCGATCCGCGTTTCTCGAGGTACCCACAACCTCGACACCGGCGGCGGCCAAGGCTTTGGAGATGGCTCGGCCGACTCCGCGACTCGCCCCCGTAACCAAAGCCCTTTTGCCTGCTAACTCCATTTCCTAAAGTTCGAGCAACTCCCGGGCGTGCGACAAAGCCGACTTCGCTTGCCGGTCACCTAGCATACGAGCCAGTTCCTCCACGCGTTGATCCGAGTCCGTATCCATCCTGCGGATCTTTACTGCCGCGCGGTTGCCGCTTTGGTCCTTTTCCACCAGGAAGTGCTGACGACCAAGGGCAGCGACTTGAGGTAAGTGCGTGATACAGATGACCTGATGGTTGTCGCCAATCCCTTTCAGCTTTTGTCCGACGATACGTCCGATCTCTCCGCCCACATTCGCGTCAACTTCGTCGAATACAAGAACCGGCACACTATCCACATCCGCCAGAATAGTCTTCAAGGCCAACATCACGCGAGCCAGCTCGCCGCTCGAAGCCACATCAGAGAGCGACTTCGTTGGCTCACCCACATTGGGAGAGAACAAAAGATCGGGCAAACTATCTCCGTGCCCCTTCAGGCTCGTTTGATCCAGCATCTGAATACCGAAGCGCCCCTTCTTGAAGCCCAATTCCAAAAGCATTTTCTCCGCTTTCTTGGCAAGAGACTTCCCAGCGGTGAGTCGCTTTTGAGTCAAACGCCCCGCCACTCCCTTGAGCTCGCTCTCAAGCTTGTCGGCCTCAGCATGTAAACGCTCCAGGCTTCCTTGAATGTCTCCCTGAGAATCGAGGCGATCCGACATCTCCTGCCGGGCCTCCAGCACGTCTTCGACATCTCGGCCATACTTTCGACGCAAGTCTTGCCAATCATTCATCTTCTGCGTCACTTCGGCGGCAAATTCCGGTTCGAAGTCAAGTGAGGAGCCAAGCTGTTCGTACTCGCTGCCCAGCTCTTGGGTCTCGATGATCAAACCATTGAGCCGCTCCGCCAATTCGCTCAGAGTAGGATCGAGCTCCGCCGCCTGTTCAGCCGAACGGGAAAGCTGAGATAGGATGTTGAGCGCCCCTTCGTCCCCACTGAGCCCTTCGCTCAACTCGGCTGTCAACTCCAGCAGATCCTGAGCTCCGGATACCCGGTTGTAGTCTTGCTCCAGCTGCTCGACCATCTCCCGAGACAGCTCCAAATCGTCAATCCTGCGAAGCTGGCTTTGAATGAAGTCGATCTGGTCAGGCGCCAGCTGAGACGCTCCTTTGAGCTCGTCGATTTGGCCCAACACGGATTTCCACTCCCGATATCTTTCCCGGTAAGCAGCGGCCTCCTCTTCCAAGCCCCCGTATAGGTCGATCAAGTCGAGCTGGCATTCGCTTTTCAATAGCCTCTGGGGTTCTCCCGGGCCATGAAAGTCGATCCAAACTCCGCCAAGCTCCTGCAAATTCGAAAGTGTCGCCAGACTGCCATTGATCGAGATCCGGGAGGGTTTAGAAACGTGCAACGAGCGTTTCAAGACCAGCATCCCCTCCTCGCACTTGGGCAAATCCATTTCAGCCAAAAGGCTATCGACAAGGGCAGAATCCTCGAACCAGAGAGCCGCTTCGACCTCGCACTGTTCCGTGCCTGAGCGAATCACAGACTTGTCCGTCCTCGCCCCCGACAAGAGGCTTAGAGCACCCAGCAAAACACTTTTGCCCGCTCCCGTCTCACCGGTCACCACGGTGAATCCCGCCTCGAAATCGATCGATGCGGCTTCCAACAAAGCCAAATTAGAGATTTTCAAGAATTGCAGCATGGGCGGGAGTCTAGCGCGACACCTCGGAATTTGGCTGTCCTACCCCCGAAAATCACGCCTGAAATTTTGCTAAATTTGTTCTTGCCCACCCTTTCGATCAATCACACATTCCACCCCTTTTCAAATTCCGGCTCCGGAGAACATCTCAGGCAGCCAGAGAATGAGACGGGGGATTAGCTCAGTTGGTTAGAGCGCTACCTTGACATGGTAGAGGTCCCGAGTTCGAATCTCGGATCTCCCACCATTGAAACCGAAGGACAAAACGCCTTCGGTATTTTTGTGTCCCAATACAAGCAATCGCCGCCAGATCTGAGATGAGAACTCGCCGAGCGTCGGGCCTTCTCGTTTCACTCGTGAACGACGAAGCTCAACGGGAGGCCGCCAAGGACCTTCTATTGAGTGCCAAAAAGACGATCGCCTGCGTCGCCGAGACCGGGTAAAATATAGGCACTCTCGTTGAGACCGTCATCGAGGGCTGCCGCGTAGATTTCAACATCAGGATGGGCGTGCTGAAACGCTTCAACTCCCTCTGGAGCGGCAACCAAGCACATGAACTTGATATTCTTGGCTCCGTTTTTCTTCAACAAATCCGCCGACGCAATAGCCGATCCCCCAGTCGCGAGCATCGGGTCAACCATGATGAACATCCGCTCTTCCGGCGAGGACATGGGCTTAAAATAATAGGTCTGGGGCTCAAGCGTTTCGTGGTCCCGATACAAGCCGACATGACAAACCGCGCAACTCGGTATGAGCTTGAGCACCCCCTCAACCAATCCGAGACCTGCCCGTAGCAAAGGAACCAAGACAACTTTATCTACGTCGATCACATGACAAGTCGTGGTCTGCAGCGGCGTTTCTACCTGCACCGCCCGAACAGGCAGATTCTTGGTGATCTCGTATGCGAGCAAAGTGCTGACCTCATCCATTAGCTCCTTGAAAACCTTTTTGGGCGTAGTCTTGTCCCGGATGTAAGCCAGCTTGTGCTGTATCAACGGATGGTTGGAAATCGTGAGGGTCGGGAATCTTTTCATGATCGGTTTGAACGATATGCCGCGCAGTCTCGGCAGCCTGAGAAAAGCTGTGACGCTCCAGATATGCAAGCAAGCACACGGCCAACCGATTCCGGCTATTCGCTAGTTCGAGTCTGATTCTACAAGAATACGCCAACGTAGAAACAGGCTTCGACTTGGATTCTGAACCGTATCGAGCGCGACGTAAATCAACTCGCCAGGATATTCCGAGGATACGATTCCATTTTGGTAATCTCCACCCATAACGGACGCTTCCTCCACTGTTTGCCAATTCTCAAGATCCACGCTCGTTTGAAATTCTACGCTTGCTCCATTGGGCAACTCGAAGGAAAAGGCGATAATACCATCAACCATCACAGGGGAATCTAATCGTGCTGACACATCGGATACAGTCACGATTTCGGTAGCGATAGACTCAGTCACTTTGGCTACAACAGTGTCTTCATAATGGGAAAAACTCAGGGGTTTATCTAAAGTGAAGGGTTCGAGAGATACGATTTTTCGGATCTCTTGCAGGGTCGTTCCTGGAGCGATTATGACGACATCCCCCACTTCAAACCACGCTTCGAGGTGCCCCTCAAGTTCGTCAGCCCACTCCTTACTATAGTCAGTGACGGGAAGCTCAGTTAATCCCGCATCAGTCGCTTCCTCGAGCACTAAAGTTGGGGTTAATTTCAGTTGATCACCCTCTGATGACTCAAGATTCGCTTCACTGTTGCTTGAAAATGTGGATACACGGTCCGTTTCGCCGTTCACTTCGTTCTCGAAATCCCAAGGGAGCCAAGTTTTACCGTCGTATCGTTCGAGCGTACCGTCGTCCGCCTGACGGGCGAGTATGGCGTCTGGGTCGTCGCTATAAGTCCACTCTTGTCCGTTTATGGTCGTGTCGCTGGCGAAATCGGCGGACTTGGCAAACCACAGGAAGGGCAGCACCACCTTTTTCGGTGGCAGTCGTTCGAATAGCATGGCGAAGATATTCTCTCGTTCGATGGCGCTGAGGGCTTCCCACATGGATTTTGTACCACCGTCGAAGAAGATCAGATGATTACGAGCGTCTTTGGCGAAACGAGTGAGGTTTGGGCGGACTCGCACCGCTCGTATCGAATTTCCTGTTACTTCCAACAGAGCCTTTTGATTCGGGCCGGTAAGGTACTCGCCGATCTGGCTAGCCTTCCCTTCAAACACAGCTTGCCCCTTATTGACCCACGTCACAGTTTCCCCATGCTGTAGGCCGCAGCAGCGCTCGAGCAACTCGTAGAGTTTAGCCGCTGTGGCAGAATCTAGTGAGGTCCCGTCAAGCCAGGCAAAATGTATCCAATCGACGTCGCCAGTTATGTAGCGCAGCTCATTGGAAGCGTTGCCCATCTTCGGCACATGAATCAGGGCACCCGAAGTGGTTTCAATGGTCTCGTAGTCGAATTTCCGAGTCGCTCCAGGTGGATTGTTCGGATTGATCGGGAGCGAGTCATTGCTCTTATAGTCAAACTCGATGGGTATGCCGTTCTCCTTGTAATCCTTAAACTCTGGGAAACGCTTTTGGTATTCCTTTCGACGGGCATCCGCTCGGGAAAGGACGGCGGAGATAACGTCATCGCTATTACCAGCGGCTTGCAAACGTACCTTAATCAAGTCATCCGGCGGAGGCCATATCACCGCGGTGATCGCATCTAAGTCGAGATCGTCTCCATTCTTCCCTTTTACGGTAGGAACGTCGTTTCCAAGCATCAGACGATCAAGGTCACTGAACCCTTTCGGTTTCATCCCTTGGGGTTTCAGCACGGCCTCGTCGAGCACCTCGGAGAGCTCAATCGAACGGGGAGCTCGTTCCCGAGCGTAGCCCATCATACCGAGCTCTTTGAGAGCGGCTTGTACGTCGTCGAGATGCTTGCCTCCGATCCCCCAACCTTCCACAGCTAACTGACGCGTAACGGGACCAGCCGGCACGCTCCGCAGTATTTTTTGCTGAGTATTTGCCGCTCGGATGTTATCAGCCGCTTTGGCCAAGTTGGCCAGTTCCGCGCCGTCGACGTAGCGAGTAAACTTAGGGTCAGGCAGATAGGCTGTGATAACCTCCATCGCTACATTACCCGTTATGGTTCCGTAGAGTTCGGCAATTCTCTCAGGGTCGTCCGACGCGTAGGCCTCCGAAACACCATCAAAAAGCGGATACGTCACTTTTTTCGTGTATTCAACTGCGGCAGAGTAGCTTTCCTTATCAAAAGGGGCGGTCGCCAAAAACTGGGCACGCCTCCACGTCTCGTCGGAAACTTCGAGGATGAAGGCCTCTTTTTGAGCAGTCGACATACTCGTCCAACCCAAATGCGCCAATTCTGCTGATTCCCATACGAAACGCGATCCGTTGCCGAGGGCGTCTGACAAGAGCGAGGGGTCTGCGGATACAGTACCGGCGACACGCCCCAACCCGCCGATCGCATCAAACGAATCGTGAGTCCATTTGGCCATGCCGACCAGAGTCCCTTTTGTGAAGTTGCCCGCGAAGAGGGCTACGGATTCGAGACTGGTTAGCTCGGGTGGCAAGGGCTTTGAGAAATCCTGCACAATGCGAAGCGAGTACTCGTCGCTCAACCAACCCTTGATTTCCGTTTCCACTAAAAAATCTTTTGGATCAAGATCCGTTCGCTCTTTCGTCGCGTCGTCGATCAAATAGGCGTCCTCCGGAATAATCCAACGAACCGTCCCTGTCGGAGCTCCAAAAGGATCCGTCTGGACGAGGCCAGAGAGCACTACGGAGCTATCCGCATCCACTTCATGGTCGTGTACGAGAGGTGGTTCCAATTCATTTGCTTCTGAGCTAGTAAGCCTGCTGCCGAAAGCATTGAAACGTTTCTCGGCATCCAGTCCTTTAAAATGCAGAGTACTGTTAGTGGTAAGGTTCTCGACGGTGGCGATTATCTTGATCTCGCCGCCAGGACTTACGAAAAAGGTTTCGGGACCTTGATTGGTGATCGTCGAGGTCCGGACGAATTCCATTTCGACTTTTACCGGGTAAGGTTCGCCCACCGCTATCGGCGCCCCTGTCTTAGCGGCATTAAATTGCACAGCCGGCTTGTCCACGAAATATGCGGTAGCTACCGCGGCAAATTCGAAACGCCCATCTTCGTTCAGTTCCAGAGCGATCTCTTGCGTCTTCAGAGATCCCTTGGCGATTGCCCCTAGCTCGATTGGGAAGTCGCCCAAACTTTGGATACGCCCCAAAACGGAGGACTTGTCTCGGGCTCGCGGATCCAGCCCCTGAAGCACCGCGTTTACTGGAGCTTCAGCCAGATTCTCGACCGTTACTTCGATTCTGGGGCTGACGATATTACCCTTCGAATCAGTGGGCATCCCCTCCTCGTTCAACTCGTAATTCACCCTCGACTCTCCGTCCTCCAGCGGCAGGGCTCTCAGACTTAGGACAATCGATGGTACGATGACGTCCTCGCTGGCCACAAGGGCGTCCACTCCACTCTCGTAAACGGCTTCGACTTCTGAATTGAGTTCAGCGACCCCATAGCCCACCACTTCTATTTCGACCTCAAACGTTTTCGAGGGATCTTCTTCAGATAGGACAAACGTGCTCGATAGGTTGTTGGTATCGTCCTCAACGATTTTGAGTATCGCGCTATCCGGCGTATCCAGAATTTTGTTATCTAGAAACGATACCGTAGCGGACTCTTCTTTACTGGAGGTTACAACAATCGTGGCGGTAAAAAAATCACCTATCTTATAACTATCCTCGGGAATCGATATGGACAACGACTGATCATTCGGAGTCAATCGATATAAGACCGATTGGCAGCCTCCCAAGCAAGTGTAGTCCTTTATCAAGATTTGGCCGTTATCGTTCATCCATAGGCCACTCAATATCCCCCCTTCGATAGTCTCAAAGTCCTCGGGTATCAAATCGCGGATCGGAGTAAAAACCCCATCGCGTACGAGGGCATTGCTAGTCAATAGGTCACCCTTCTCGTTGAGAACAAAAACCCTACCGCGATCAGCGCCCGGCTCGATCTCAGCGAGAGGATCGAATTCTTCATACAGAGGCTCGGTCGCACCTGCTTCCCGAGCTTCAATTGGGGTGTAAACAAAACCATAACCCGCAATTTTCCCTGAACTGTCCATCGTCCAGGCTGAAGTCTGGGAGTTATTCCGGTAGTCGTTTGACTCATAGACAGGGCCGAATGCATGAAACGCACCGTCCCACCAAAATCGCTGCAAGGATGTATTGTTTCCTGGACCGATGTTTTCAATAGGGTAGGTGCCAAAAACCCTACCGTCCTTACTGATCCCGTTCACCCACACCCAAGTCTGGCCGTTGGTGGTAGGCAAATCCGTATTCGGTGCTCGTATACGGGTTTCGCTCCAAAACTGATCGTAGATCGAGAAGGTAAGCGTGTCATCGCCCGATTCGACATTATCGGCGGAGTTTGATACTAGCTTGTTGTCATCCGAAACCCCAGATGGAGCGTAAGCAGTACCCGTGGCACCCGTCCCCGTACGAATCAACTTTTCACTTACAGCCTGATTATCGATCCTGTCGTAATAGGTCGTATCCACATAATTGTACGGATCCTGAGGATAGGTTCGCGTCTTTCGTTTACCATAGATAATCCCATCATCCCGGATCATGGCTGATTCATACCAACCCGCAGGTGGCGTCGACAAAGCTGGGTACGCTTGCTCATCACCTGCCTCCCAAATGTAGACAGTGGCTGCTGATGGATCACCCGAGGTGAAAACGACCGTCCCATCGGCATTCATGCTCTGTGGCGAGACGACGATATACGGAAGGCTAGTCGTGTCCAGCCGCTCCACAGTGTAAGCTCCCTCCAAATTATCCCAAAAGCCCGATATGCTGAGGCCAAGAGAAGCCAGAAGGACCCAAATAGTTTGAAAACATAACCGGCGAAACGGGATCGACATACCTAAAAGGATCCAAGCAGTTTGTCACCATTCAACAAAATACCCCTTACGTACGCACTTTAGCGTACGACCCATGCGCCATACAAATCTCCCTTTGCTACGGGCCAGTCCCCAGCCGGATCTTACAACTATCGAACTGGAAATCCTGGATAAAAACCATCTGGAAATCCCTCTTTGTCAGCTAGCGGTCAGTGACCGTGAGACATTCGATACGTCCAAAGATCCCCGTCACGCAGCGGAACCTTACCAGATTGCAAGCTGCACTGGCTCGGCTCTGAGAAATTGCATCAGGCAATATCGGCATCGGGAAAAAGCCCGTTAATGACCTTGGCGCAGGTGATGCAAATCCGGTGAGAAACTCAATTGGAAGGAAAAGCATTATGGCACTGATAATCGAACCTGTATACACCGACGGAATAGCCCAACTCTCATACCTTGTCGGAGATGATTCAGAGGGATTCGCAGCCGTTATTGATCCCAGACCTGACTGCGATATCTACGTAAAGAAGGCTCAGGAAATGGGCCTAGAAATAAAAGCGATCTACGAAACTCATATACACGCTGACTTCATGAGCGGCTCCCTCGCGTTGCAGAAAAAACTGGGTGGCGAAGTCCCAGTCCGCGTGAGCGGAGAAGGAAATCCTGAATACAAATTCCGCCACGAAAAAATTGTGGATGGCCACGAGGCGAAGTTGGGAAACCTCAGAATTGTCGCCCGTCACACTCCAGGACATACGCCGGAACACCTGAGCTACTTTGCTTACGAAGGCTCTAAGGACACCCCATTCGCCCTATTCTCTGGCGATACCCTATTCGTTGATTCAGTAGGCCGTCCCGATTTGCTAGGCGAGGAAGAAACTCAGGACCTAGCCGAAAACCTGTATCACAGTATCCACCGAATTTACGCGAACATTCCCGACGGCGTGATGCTCTACCCAGGTCATGGGGCGGGTTCCGCCTGCGGTCCTAAAATAGGTGACCGAATGTTCAGCACGATTGGCTACGAGAAAGGCAACAACCCGTACTTTAAGTTGACCGAAAAGGAAGATTTCATTGAGGAGGTCTTGGGAGCGGCGCCTGAAGAGCCAAATCATTACCGACCTCTCAAAAAGCTTAACGCCAGTGACGCCAAAGAGAGATACGAGCAAAAGTCAGTCCGCGCCCTAAACCCCGCGGAGGTCGAGAGGGTAGCCTGCGACGGTGCCAAAATACTGGATACTCGATCCGCTCTCTCATTCGCTAGCGGACACATACCAGGCTCCCTCAACATCGAGGCCAAAGGGGAATTGTCAGTCTGGTCTGGTTGGCTACTGGAATTCGACACGCCATTGATCCTTGTTTTGGAAAAGGACTCAGATTTGGAGAAGGTACGGGCCCTGCTTTTGAGAACAGGACACTACAACGTAGTTGGATACCTTTCCGGCGGTATTATGGAATGGATCATGGAGGGCAAAGCAGTTAGCACCTACGACCCTTACACCGCTCCTGAGCTAAAAGATTACCTAGGCTTGGTCCAAGTGTTGGACGTTCGTTCTGAATCAGAACGTAAAAATGGATACATCCCAAGTTCGAAGCACATTTTTCTACCAGACCTCGAAGAGCAGGCACTCAACATTCTAGATCCTAACGAGCCAGTAGTTACCTACTGCGCCAGCGGATTCCGAGCAAGTATCGCAGCCAGCATATTGAAGAAAATCGGGTTCGAAAACGTGGGAAGCTTACCAGGCAGTTGGGTGGCGTGGAAGCAATCTGAGCTGCCTGTTGAAAAGGATGAGAAGCGAGAGCTACAGCCAGCATGAAGAACCGCATCGTCTCGCTAACTCTCCTCCTACTCGTGCCAGCGGGTGCACTGAGCGGTAGAGGCTCTGAACTAGCCATGGAGTACGGAGAGCCTTCCTGGTCTCCGATCCTGGTTGGATTCCTAATTGGTATTTTAGTTTGCCTGAGTATGCTTGTCGCGAAAAAGCCAATTGGAGCATCTTCATCGTACGCGACACTTGCAGGAATGGTCGGAAAATCGATCGCTCCCAAAACCACGAGCGGATTGCCGTACTACCGTGA
It encodes the following:
- a CDS encoding glycosyltransferase, coding for MRILYLTTSFPVYSETFLQREARAMIKAGVGFEIISLHGGKPEFEGHPVTLFSKWWLLKLFYLLPWAVFRRGREVLEIVQAMNVRRPASFLNLAENLLGLGAAIVMERRIREFRPDVVHCVWSSAPAAFGMMAEALTDIPFSTGAHAYDIFEYGGDWLLPMKLERACLVHVSTDVAAGRIRTLCASDKVKRIRRGLNSLPQARLPRELCPTLRIVCVARLVEKKGFPYQIEIYRLLREKGVSFEARIVGDGPMEAEIRQLIANADLQGQVSLTGLLSEQETLDQLQWADLLVHTGIVAASGDRDGLPNVVPEAMASGAVVLGSPVSGVVEAIEDGETGFLCPPWEPQVWLERCRDLQGDFSLRERLARNARAWVEREFVAEKNTGALLQFLEAATQKTARKE
- a CDS encoding glycosyltransferase, which produces MRVESMLEDSSHVAKFGVNFYNFIQRHFPWLHHPYYLLVEGLSLLNKKGVSLGHSYYTGVLKSYRPHLVFSVHDCLNRGYFQEAREILGNSVRCATYCSEFSGGYGYSRNWVEPTVDLYISRTETAKDYAVKKLGLAEEKIAVRGQFLMPRIYREAFTPIERHRFVTERLGLRSDRRIVFLTTGGAGANNHIALLEVLKRYKEKYQAVVVCGRNQKVFLEASKWKEENPDFSCNITGYTNEIHLYMQAADFVVTRGGTTTCAEALHFECPIVFNGFGGVMPQEKLTVKYFMQDNAAVKISKAEDFDSLLGEWCRSTEKFTDLKRRFSKMRFQDDPRDTIRMLVDLAQRAASESDVPPLKVVG
- a CDS encoding SDR family NAD(P)-dependent oxidoreductase — translated: MELAGKRALVTGASRGVGRAISKALAAAGVEVVGTSRNADRVDWPEGVSGVTFDCSTASSVESSWRAAGFDQSGFDIVVSNAGSGAFGSFRDEDFENWEDQIQLMLLGAMKVSQLVLSSWTPANPGVLVQIGSLATEYPIPYMSGYNAAKAGLAAFCESIRLETDPRIARVVELRLGDVATRFNDHVKGAPKDPRQKDAWEAMCQHVEEGPEPEIVAKRLLKALSRDQVGIIRTGSFFQAIVGSLFARFLSSSLKAKLNCYYYRISNY
- the recN gene encoding DNA repair protein RecN — its product is MLQFLKISNLALLEAASIDFEAGFTVVTGETGAGKSVLLGALSLLSGARTDKSVIRSGTEQCEVEAALWFEDSALVDSLLAEMDLPKCEEGMLVLKRSLHVSKPSRISINGSLATLSNLQELGGVWIDFHGPGEPQRLLKSECQLDLIDLYGGLEEEAAAYRERYREWKSVLGQIDELKGASQLAPDQIDFIQSQLRRIDDLELSREMVEQLEQDYNRVSGAQDLLELTAELSEGLSGDEGALNILSQLSRSAEQAAELDPTLSELAERLNGLIIETQELGSEYEQLGSSLDFEPEFAAEVTQKMNDWQDLRRKYGRDVEDVLEARQEMSDRLDSQGDIQGSLERLHAEADKLESELKGVAGRLTQKRLTAGKSLAKKAEKMLLELGFKKGRFGIQMLDQTSLKGHGDSLPDLLFSPNVGEPTKSLSDVASSGELARVMLALKTILADVDSVPVLVFDEVDANVGGEIGRIVGQKLKGIGDNHQVICITHLPQVAALGRQHFLVEKDQSGNRAAVKIRRMDTDSDQRVEELARMLGDRQAKSALSHARELLEL
- the upp gene encoding uracil phosphoribosyltransferase → MKRFPTLTISNHPLIQHKLAYIRDKTTPKKVFKELMDEVSTLLAYEITKNLPVRAVQVETPLQTTTCHVIDVDKVVLVPLLRAGLGLVEGVLKLIPSCAVCHVGLYRDHETLEPQTYYFKPMSSPEERMFIMVDPMLATGGSAIASADLLKKNGAKNIKFMCLVAAPEGVEAFQHAHPDVEIYAAALDDGLNESAYILPGLGDAGDRLFGTQ
- a CDS encoding MBL fold metallo-hydrolase — translated: MALIIEPVYTDGIAQLSYLVGDDSEGFAAVIDPRPDCDIYVKKAQEMGLEIKAIYETHIHADFMSGSLALQKKLGGEVPVRVSGEGNPEYKFRHEKIVDGHEAKLGNLRIVARHTPGHTPEHLSYFAYEGSKDTPFALFSGDTLFVDSVGRPDLLGEEETQDLAENLYHSIHRIYANIPDGVMLYPGHGAGSACGPKIGDRMFSTIGYEKGNNPYFKLTEKEDFIEEVLGAAPEEPNHYRPLKKLNASDAKERYEQKSVRALNPAEVERVACDGAKILDTRSALSFASGHIPGSLNIEAKGELSVWSGWLLEFDTPLILVLEKDSDLEKVRALLLRTGHYNVVGYLSGGIMEWIMEGKAVSTYDPYTAPELKDYLGLVQVLDVRSESERKNGYIPSSKHIFLPDLEEQALNILDPNEPVVTYCASGFRASIAASILKKIGFENVGSLPGSWVAWKQSELPVEKDEKRELQPA